In Flavobacterium cerinum, one genomic interval encodes:
- a CDS encoding acyl-CoA thioesterase, which yields MNTDSKKINTSRISISELMLPSHSNFSGKIHGGYILSLMDKIAFACASKYSGRYCVTASVDTVDFLSPIEVGELVTLKACVNYVGRSSMVVGIRVISQNIQTGKIKHSNSSYFTMVAKDDDGNTVAVPRPILTTLDEVRRFYDSLRRIKAKKEHMEDTNSFDHTSREALDRLSDYGAILTL from the coding sequence ATGAATACGGACTCGAAAAAAATCAACACATCCCGGATTAGTATTTCGGAGTTAATGTTGCCGTCTCATTCCAACTTCAGCGGCAAAATACACGGTGGTTATATTCTTTCTTTAATGGATAAAATTGCATTTGCCTGCGCCTCGAAATATTCGGGACGTTATTGTGTGACGGCGTCTGTAGATACCGTTGATTTTTTAAGTCCGATTGAAGTAGGCGAACTGGTCACATTAAAAGCTTGTGTGAATTATGTAGGACGAAGTTCGATGGTGGTAGGTATTCGGGTTATATCACAAAACATTCAAACCGGAAAAATAAAGCATAGTAATTCTTCCTACTTTACAATGGTCGCCAAAGACGATGACGGTAACACTGTAGCCGTTCCAAGACCGATATTAACTACACTGGATGAAGTACGTCGTTTTTACGATTCTCTTCGACGGATTAAAGCCAAAAAGGAACATATGGAAGACACCAATAGTTTTGATCATACAAGCCGGGAAGCTTTGGACCGACTTTCTGATTACGGTGCTATACTAACCTTATAA